From a single Mus musculus strain C57BL/6J chromosome 12, GRCm38.p6 C57BL/6J genomic region:
- the Odc1 gene encoding ornithine decarboxylase isoform X1: MSSFTKDEFDCHILDEGFTAKDILDQKINEVSSSDDKDAFYVADLGDILKKHLRWLKALPRVTPFYAVKCNDSRAIVSTLAAIGTGFDCASKTEIQLVQGLGVPAERVIYANPCKQVSQIKYAASNGVQMMTFDSEIELMKVARAHPKAKLVLRIATDDSKAVCRLSVKFGATLKTSRLLLERAKELNIDVIGVSFHVGSGCTDPETFVQAVSDARCVFDMATEVGFSMHLLDIGGGFPGSEDTKLKFEEITSVINPALDKYFPSDSGVRIIAEPGRYYVASAFTLAVNIIAKKTVWKEQPGSDDEDESNEQTFMYYVNDGVYGSFNCILYDHAHVKALLQKRPKPDEKYYSSSIWGPTCDGLDRIVERCNLPEMHVGDWMLFENMGAYTVAAASTFNGFQRPNIYYVMSRPMWQLMKQIQSHGFPPEVEEQDDGTLPMSCAQESGMDRHPAACASARINV, from the exons ATGAGCAGCTTTACTAAGGACGAGTTTGACTGCCACATCCTTGATGAAGGCTTTACTGCTAAGGACATTCTGGACCAAAAAATCAATGAAGTCTCTTCCTCT GACGATAAGGATGCGTTCTATGTTGCGGACCTCGGAGACATTCTAAAGAAGCATCTGAGGTGGCTAAAAGCTCTTCCCCGCGTCACTCCCTTTTACGCAGTCAAGTGTAACGATAGCAGAGCCATAGTGAGCACCCTAGCTGCCATTGGGACAGGATTTGACTGTGCAAGCAAG ACTGAAATACAGTTGGTGCAGGGGCTTGGGGTGCCTGCAGAGAGGGTTATCTATGCAAATCCTTGTAAACAAGTCTCTCAAATCAAGTATGCTGCCAGTAACGGAGTCCAGATGATGACTTTTGACAGTGAAATTGAATTGATGAAAGTCGCCAGAGCACATCCAAAGGCAAA GTTGGTTCTACGGATTGCCACTGATGATTCCAAAGCTGTCTGTCGCCTCAGTGTTAAGTTTGGTGCCACACTCAAAACCAGCAGGCTTCTCTTGGAACGGGCAAAAGAGCTAAATATTGACGTCATTGGTGTGAG CTTCCATGTGGGCAGTGGATGTACTGATCCTGAGACCTTCGTTCAGGCAGTGTCGGATGCCCGCTGTGTGTTTGACATGGCA ACAGAAGTTGGTTTCAGCATGCATCTGCTTGATATTGGTGGTGGCTTTCCTGGATCTGAAGATACAAAGCTTAAATTTGAAGAG aTCACCAGTGTAATCAACCCAGCTCTGGACAAGTACTTCCCATCAGACTCTGGAGTGAGAATCATAGCTGAGCCAGGCAGATACTATGTCGCATCAGCTTTCACGCTTGCAGTCAACATCATTGCCAAAAAAACCGTGTGGAAGGAGCAGCCCGGCTCTGACG ATGAAGATGAGTCAAATGAACAAACCTTCATGTATTATGTGAATGATGGAGTATATGGATCATTTAACTGCATTCTTTATGATCATGCCCATGTGAAGGCCCTGCTGCAGAAG AGACCCAAGCCAGACGAGAAGTATTACTCATCCAGCATCTGGGGACCAACATGTGATGGCCTTGATCGGATCGTGGAGCGCTGTAACCTGCCTGAAATGCATGTGGGTGATTGGATGCTGTTTGAGAACATGGGTGCAtacactgttgctgctgcttctacTTTCAATGGGTTCCAGAGGCCAAACATCTACTATGTAATGTCACGGCCAATGTG GCAACTCATGAAGCAGATCCAGAGCCATGGCTTCCCGCCGGAGGTGGAGGAGCAGGATGATGGCACGCTGCCCATGTCTTGTGCCCAGGAGAGCGGGATGGACCGTCACCCTGCAGCCTGTGCTTCTGCTAGGATCAATGTGTAG